One segment of Micromonospora parathelypteridis DNA contains the following:
- a CDS encoding GNAT family N-acetyltransferase produces the protein MFSLTRTDGHLLSTDPARLDLDLVHLWLSTDAYWALGRDRETVARAFAGSLPFGVYRPGDGRQVAVARVVTDGASFAWLCDVYVDRASRGSGLGGWLAGAVRDHLAELGVRRILLCTNDAHQVYARVGFTPLDVPERWMQLDQRPPVTPVTGKE, from the coding sequence GTGTTCTCGCTGACGCGCACCGACGGCCATCTGCTCAGCACCGATCCCGCCCGGCTCGACCTGGACCTGGTGCACCTCTGGTTGTCCACCGACGCGTACTGGGCACTCGGCCGGGACCGGGAGACCGTCGCGCGGGCGTTCGCCGGTTCGCTGCCGTTCGGCGTCTACCGGCCCGGGGACGGCCGCCAGGTGGCGGTTGCCCGGGTCGTCACCGACGGCGCCAGCTTCGCGTGGCTCTGCGACGTGTACGTCGACCGCGCCTCCCGGGGTAGCGGACTGGGCGGGTGGCTGGCCGGCGCGGTCCGCGACCACCTGGCCGAGCTGGGCGTACGCCGGATCCTGCTCTGCACCAACGACGCACACCAGGTGTACGCGCGCGTGGGCTTCACGCCCCTGGACGTACCGGAGCGGTGGATGCAGCTCGACCAGCGCCCGCCGGTGACCCCGGTCACCGGAAAGGAGTAA
- the rarD gene encoding EamA family transporter RarD encodes MTSLRLGYLYGLGAYLLWGFFPLYLKLLRPAGPLEILAHRIVWSVIFVALLLAALRNVGFLRALLRRPWTVAGIVVAAALIAVNWGAYIYGVNSDRVVETALGYFINPLVVVLLGVTVLRERLRPAQWAALGIGASAVVVLTVDYGRLPWLALTLAFSFAGYGLVKKRLGLPPAEGLFVESAVLALPALGYLAWLTSRAESTFGHVSAGHTALLVLAGAATAIPLLLFAGATNRLPLSSLGMIQYLAPILQLGCGVLIFHEPMPPARLAGFALVWLALVVFTADAVRNARHSRRTQAPKQPALIP; translated from the coding sequence GTGACGTCACTCCGCCTGGGATACCTCTACGGGCTCGGCGCGTACCTGCTCTGGGGTTTCTTTCCGCTCTACCTCAAGCTGTTGCGGCCGGCTGGCCCGCTGGAGATCCTGGCCCACCGCATCGTCTGGTCAGTGATCTTCGTGGCCCTGCTGCTGGCCGCGCTGCGCAACGTCGGCTTCCTGCGGGCCCTGCTGCGACGCCCCTGGACGGTGGCCGGGATCGTCGTCGCCGCCGCGTTGATCGCCGTCAACTGGGGCGCCTACATCTACGGGGTCAACTCCGACCGGGTGGTGGAGACGGCGCTCGGCTACTTCATCAACCCGCTGGTCGTGGTGCTGCTCGGGGTGACGGTGCTGCGGGAGCGGCTACGTCCGGCACAGTGGGCGGCATTGGGAATCGGCGCGTCGGCGGTCGTGGTGCTCACCGTGGACTACGGCCGGCTGCCCTGGTTGGCGTTGACTCTGGCGTTCAGTTTCGCCGGCTACGGCCTGGTCAAGAAGCGGCTCGGGCTGCCGCCGGCGGAGGGGCTCTTCGTCGAGTCGGCGGTGCTGGCACTACCGGCGCTGGGTTACCTGGCCTGGCTGACCAGTCGTGCCGAATCCACCTTCGGGCACGTCTCGGCCGGGCACACCGCGCTGCTGGTGCTGGCCGGTGCGGCCACCGCGATCCCGCTGCTCCTGTTCGCCGGGGCGACCAACCGGCTGCCCCTGAGCAGCCTCGGCATGATCCAGTATCTGGCGCCGATCCTTCAGCTCGGTTGCGGCGTGCTGATCTTCCACGAGCCGATGCCTCCGGCCCGCCTCGCCGGCTTCGCGCTGGTCTGGCTCGCCCTCGTCGTCTTCACCGCCGACGCCGTCCGCAACGCCCGCCATTCCCGCCGAACCCAAGCCCCCAAACAACCAGCCCTAATCCCCTAA